Proteins encoded in a region of the Coffea eugenioides isolate CCC68of chromosome 4, Ceug_1.0, whole genome shotgun sequence genome:
- the LOC113768400 gene encoding rust resistance kinase Lr10-like, with translation MTNNFKEKLGEGGYGLVYKGKLRSGDVVAVKMLNKSKADGQEFINEVATIGQIHHVNVVRLVGFCVAPSKHALVYDYMPNGSLDKLIFSDSQNGHPLSWKQTCEIAKGVARGMEYLHQGCNMQILHFDIKPHNILLDENFVPKVADFGLAKLYPMQKSVSSLTAVRGTLGYMAPELFYKKIGRVSDKADVYSYGMLLMEMAGRRRNGNGHVEHSSQIYFPSWIYDKFDRGEELEIGDHATEEEKSISRRLILIALWCTQMTPEDRPSMREVLEMLEGDLSGLKLPHRPLFYPPDSPISMQGSSNISSSDESTATLCSSMALEIEQMDD, from the exons ATGACCAACAACTTTAAGGAGAAATTAGGTGAAGGAGGCTATGGTTTGGTTTACAAAGGAAAACTGCGGAGTGGAGATGTAGTTGCTGTCAAGATGCTGAACAAATCAAAAGCTGATGGGCAAGAGTTCATTAATGAAGTCGCAACTATTGGACAAATTCACCATGTGAACGTGGTTCGGTTGGTAGGATTTTGTGTTGCTCCCTCGAAACATGCCCTAGTATATGATTACATGCCGAATGGCTCTCTGGATAAGTTAATTTTCTCAGATAGTCAAAATGGTCATCCATTGAGTTGGAAGCAAACTTGTGAGATTGCAAAAGGAGTTGCTCGTGGGATGGAATACTTGCATCAGGGGTGCAATATGCAAATTCTGCATTTTGATATTAAGCCACATAACATCTTACTTGATGAGAACTTTGTTCCAAAAGTTGCAGACTTTGGACTCGCAAAACTTTACCCGATGCAAAAGAGTGTTTCAAGTCTTACAGCTGTCAGAGGAACATTAGGTTACATGGCTCCGGAATTGTTCTACAAAAAGATTGGAAGAGTCTCAGACAAg GCAGACGTTTACAGCTATGGAATGTTGCTAATGGAGATGGCAGGAAGGAGGAGAAATGGTAATGGACATGTAGAACATTCAAGTCAAATATACTTCCCGTCCTGGATATACGATAAATTTGATCGAGGGGAGGAATTGGAAATTGGAGATCATGCAactgaagaagaaaaatcaaTTAGTAGAAGATTGATTTTGATTGCATTATGGTGCACACAAATGACACCTGAGGATCGTCCTTCAATGCGAGAAGTCTTAGAAATGCTTGAAGGTGATCTTAGTGGCCTAAAGTTGCCCCACAGACCATTGTTTTACCCTCCGGATTCACCCATATCCATGCAAGGAAGCAGTAATATTAGCTCTTCTGATGAGTCAACAGCAACGCTGTGTAGCTCTATGGCTTTAGAAATAGAGCAGATGGATGACTAA
- the LOC113768537 gene encoding rust resistance kinase Lr10-like — protein sequence MEIWRLIIVAISFSSLLSPAIFADNVSIAPAAVPPDDVCAVKRCSPEGPTVRFPFLLRGKQPEECGYNNPGYNLYCDNGNHTLLEFPPSSMKFVVKSINYKTQMIQVQFAEGCQLKYLRNLDLSSTPFQFSAPDYTIDRYTLFNCSLANGDGWSSDDEYDFSCLDTHGYKVRATRSDTEIRFLSVELCTKMYDTNLVSGELFGMRDLLNLAWSLPECKKCEVHQGGICRWKNGTNNKFDCFGGKPDSGVSKKLLISGPIVGCFFLILATLYNVYKTKKIDRENQKRIRTFLEDYAAMKPTRYSYADIKRITNDFKDKLGEGGYGNVFKGKISNEIFVAVKLLHNSTGNGEEFINEVGTMGTIHHVNVVRLVGFCADGFKRALVYEFLPNGSLDKFIFPEGQEHHNLGMEKLQNIAFGIARGIEYLHQGCEQRILHFDIKPHNILLDNSFNPKISDFGLAKLCEKGRSAVSMTAARGTMGYIAPEVFSRHFGNVSYKSDIYSFGMLLLEMVGRRKNIDANVQNVSQVYYPEWVYGRLVQGEDLRIQVEEDGEDVIAKKLAIVGLWCIQWNPVDRPSITFVLQMLEGNGGSPSLPPSPFTSTDPMNPSNPSLHRRHLASGLAVISELE from the exons atggaaatctggaGATTGATCATAGTGGCCATTAGCTTTTCTTCTCTACTAAGCCCTGCAATCTTTGCGGACAACGTCTCAATTGCACCAGCAGCAGTACCACCTGACGATGTCTGTGCAGTGAAAAGATGTAGCCCCGAAGGTCCGACCGTAAGATTCCCATTTCTGCTAAGAGGAAAGCAGCCTGAAGAGTGTGGCTACAATAATCCAGGGTACAATCTTTATTGTGACAACGGAAACCATACCTTACTTGAGTTTCCCCCTTCATCAATGAAATTTGTGGTCAAGAGCATCAACTATAAGACTCAAATGATCCAAGTCCAGTTTGCTGAAGGTTGCCAACTCAAGTATCTGAGAAATCTTGATTTATCTTCTACCCCGTTTCAGTTTTCTGCACCAGACTACACGATAGATCGATATACTTTGTTCAATTGCTCATTGGCAAATGGTGATGGTTGGTCTTCGGATGACGAATATGACTTTAGTTGTTTAGACACCCATGGATACAAAGTGCGTGCAACGCGTTCTGATACTGAAATTCGGTTTTTGTCTGTGGAATTATGCACAAAGATGTATGACACAAATTTGGTTTCGGGGGAACTATTTGGAATGCGAGACTTGCTAAACCTGGCCTGGTCCTTGCCTGAATGCAAAAAATGTGAGGTACACCAAGGTGGAATTTGCAGATGGAAGAATGGAACGAACAATAAATTTGACTGCTTTGGAGGAAAGCCCGACTCTG GTGTATCGAAGAAATTACTCATTTCAG GTCCAATCGTGGGGTGTTTCTTTCTCATATTAGCGACCCTTTACAATGTctataaaacaaagaaaatagaCAGAGAAAATCAGAAGAGAATCAGAACATTTTTGGAGGACTACGCTGCCATGAAGCCTACTCGATATTCCTATGCTGATATCAAGAGGATCACAAATGACTTCAAGGATAAATTAGGTGAAGGAGGCTATGGAAATGTGTTCAAAGgcaaaatttcaaatgaaatatTTGTTGCCGTGAAGCTGCTGCACAATTCCACAGGAAATGGGGAAGAGTTTATCAATGAAGTAGGAACAATGGGCACCATCCACCATGTAAATGTTGTCCGCTTGGTAGGCTTCTGTGCTGATGGATTCAAAAGAGCTCTTGTTTATGAATTTTTGCCAAACGGTTCTCTGGACAAGTTCATATTTCCGGAAGGTCAAGAGCATCATAACCTTGGAATGGAGAAGTTACAAAACATTGCATTTGGCATTGCGCGAGGTATCGAGTACCTTCACCAAGGATGCGAACAGAGGATCCTCCATTTCGATATCAAACCACATAACATCTTGCTTGACAACAGCTTTAACCCAAAAATATCTGATTTTGGGTTAGCCAAGCTTTGTGAAAAGGGAAGAAGTGCAGTTTCAATGACTGCTGCGAGAGGAACCATGGGCTACATTGCCCCTGAAGTCTTCTCAAGGCACTTTGGCAATGTGTCTTACAAATCAGATATCTATAGTTTTGGGATGCTGTTGCTTGAAATGGTTGGACGACGGAAGAACATTGATGCCAATGTGCAAAATGTTAGCCAAGTGTACTATCCCGAATGGGTTTACGGACGGTTGGTTCAAGGGGAAGACTTGAGAATCCAAGTTGAGGAAGATGGAGAGGATGTCATTGCCAAAAAATTGGCAATTGTGGGACTTTGGTGCATTCAGTGGAACCCTGTGGATCGTCCTTCAATAACCTTCGTTCTTCAGATGCTTGAAGGAAATGGAGGAAGTCCGAGTCTTCCACCAAGTCCTTTCACCTCAACAGATCCCATGAATCCAAGCAATCCAAGCTTGCATAGAAGACATTTGGCTTCAGGATTGGCAGTGATCTCTGAGTTAGAATAG